A single window of Intrasporangium calvum DSM 43043 DNA harbors:
- a CDS encoding SigE family RNA polymerase sigma factor — protein MAGSREDATSGAGELPADPDRAIAELYAAHWHRLVRLAWLLLHDQLAAEDAVQDAFVATHRSWSSIREAGRAVGYLQTCVVNACRSAHRHQVVVDRQNTREAGAADVPGRGSLDSAETQVLYAAERASMVRALRALPHRQREVLVLRYYLDQSEAQIAEALGISAGSVKAHAHRGLARLRADLSPASPSTGLDVPDVEQ, from the coding sequence ATGGCGGGGAGCCGGGAGGATGCCACGTCCGGGGCAGGTGAGCTTCCTGCGGACCCGGACCGGGCCATCGCCGAGCTCTACGCCGCGCACTGGCACCGCCTCGTCCGGTTGGCCTGGCTGCTCCTGCACGACCAGCTCGCGGCCGAGGACGCGGTGCAGGACGCGTTCGTCGCGACGCATCGCAGCTGGTCCTCGATCCGCGAGGCCGGTCGCGCCGTCGGCTACCTCCAGACCTGCGTCGTCAACGCCTGCCGCTCCGCCCATCGCCACCAGGTCGTCGTCGACCGGCAGAACACGCGCGAGGCCGGCGCCGCCGACGTTCCGGGGCGCGGCAGCCTCGACAGCGCCGAGACACAGGTGCTGTATGCCGCCGAGCGCGCTTCCATGGTCCGCGCCCTCCGCGCCCTCCCGCACCGCCAGCGCGAGGTGCTCGTGCTGCGGTACTACCTCGACCAGTCCGAGGCGCAGATCGCCGAGGCCCTCGGCATCTCGGCCGGATCGGTCAAGGCCCACGCGCACCGCGGCCTGGCCCGACTGCGGGCCGACCTGTCCCCCGCCAGCCCGAGCACGGGCCTCGATGTCCCCGATGTGGAGCAGTGA
- a CDS encoding 16S rRNA (uracil(1498)-N(3))-methyltransferase: MTHQLFLGSAAELAGARPGSVIVLDGDEGRHAATVVRLRPGERYYVADGVGRRALAEAETVDRTSVRGRVLEVVDEAEPATRFVLVQALAKGDRDEQAIEAATELGVDEVVPWAAERSIVVWRGERAAKSLAKWMTVVTRAAKQSRRARIPLTSSPVDLAALIDRVRGAALTLVLHEEATEPLAAVAVAESGDVLVVVGPEGGISGRELEALVAAGARPVRLGPTTLRSSTAGPAALAVLNAASRWR, translated from the coding sequence GTGACCCACCAGCTCTTCCTCGGCTCGGCCGCCGAGCTCGCCGGAGCCCGCCCCGGCTCCGTCATCGTCCTCGACGGGGACGAGGGCCGGCACGCCGCCACCGTGGTTCGGCTGCGGCCGGGGGAGCGCTACTACGTCGCGGACGGCGTCGGGCGACGGGCGCTCGCCGAAGCGGAGACCGTCGACCGGACGTCGGTGCGCGGCCGTGTCCTCGAGGTCGTCGACGAGGCGGAGCCGGCGACCCGCTTCGTCCTCGTCCAGGCGCTCGCCAAGGGCGACCGGGACGAGCAGGCGATCGAGGCCGCCACCGAGCTGGGCGTCGACGAGGTCGTGCCCTGGGCCGCCGAGCGCTCGATCGTCGTCTGGCGGGGCGAGCGCGCTGCCAAGTCGCTGGCCAAGTGGATGACCGTCGTGACACGTGCCGCGAAGCAGTCCCGCCGGGCCCGGATTCCGCTGACCTCCTCCCCGGTGGACCTGGCCGCGCTCATCGACCGGGTCCGCGGCGCGGCTCTCACGCTCGTGCTGCACGAGGAGGCGACCGAGCCACTGGCGGCGGTGGCCGTGGCCGAGTCCGGAGACGTGCTCGTCGTCGTCGGCCCCGAGGGGGGGATCTCCGGGCGCGAGCTCGAGGCCCTCGTCGCCGCGGGAGCCCGGCCCGTTCGGCTCGGGCCGACGACCCTCCGCTCGTCCACAGCCGGCCCCGCCGCGCTGGCCGTCCTCAACGCGGCCTCGCGCTGGCGCTGA
- a CDS encoding histidine triad nucleotide-binding protein, with amino-acid sequence MTATPQQDDCLFCKIINGEIPAERVAESDRAIAFRDINPAAPVHVLVVPRRHEPNIGALAATAPDDLAALFALVTEVAEKEGVAEHHRIVFNTGTEAGQTIFHAHGHVLGGTTFTER; translated from the coding sequence ATGACCGCCACTCCACAGCAGGACGACTGCCTCTTCTGCAAGATCATCAACGGAGAGATCCCCGCGGAGCGGGTCGCCGAGAGCGACCGGGCCATCGCCTTCCGCGACATCAACCCGGCGGCACCGGTCCACGTCCTCGTCGTGCCCCGCCGGCACGAGCCCAACATCGGCGCCCTCGCTGCAACCGCGCCGGACGACCTGGCCGCGCTCTTCGCGCTCGTCACGGAGGTCGCCGAGAAGGAAGGTGTCGCCGAGCACCACCGCATCGTCTTCAACACCGGCACCGAGGCGGGACAGACCATCTTCCACGCCCACGGGCACGTGCTCGGCGGCACGACCTTCACCGAGCGCTGA
- the era gene encoding GTPase Era, translating to MGTQRTDRPGDERAEPRGPGSGYRAGFACLVGRPNAGKSTLTNALVGQKVAITSSKPQTTRHTIRGVATTSTAQLILVDTPGLHKPRTLLGERLNDLVRETLLEVDVVGFCLPADQRIGPGDAFIARELEELRSVRRRPVVAIATKADTVDRERLAEHLITIDRLGDWEAIIPCSAVSGDQVEEVRDVLASYLPESPQLYPDGVLTDEPEAIMIAELVREAALEGVRDELPHSLAVVVEEMVPREGRPADNPLLDVRVNVFVERPSQKAIVIGRGGSRLREVGTNARKAIEALLGQRVYLDLHVKVAKDWQRDPKQLQRLGF from the coding sequence ATGGGCACGCAGCGCACTGACCGACCGGGGGACGAGCGGGCGGAGCCGCGCGGGCCGGGGAGCGGCTACCGGGCCGGCTTCGCCTGCCTCGTCGGGCGTCCCAACGCCGGCAAGTCGACCTTGACCAACGCCCTCGTCGGGCAGAAGGTGGCGATCACGAGCTCGAAGCCCCAGACGACCCGCCACACGATCCGCGGCGTCGCCACGACGTCGACGGCGCAGCTGATCCTCGTCGACACGCCGGGCCTGCACAAGCCGCGCACGCTGCTCGGCGAGCGGCTCAACGACCTCGTCCGCGAGACGCTCCTCGAGGTGGACGTCGTCGGCTTCTGCCTGCCGGCCGACCAGCGGATCGGGCCGGGTGACGCGTTCATCGCCAGGGAGCTCGAGGAGCTGCGCTCGGTGCGCCGTCGGCCGGTCGTGGCCATCGCCACCAAGGCGGACACGGTGGACCGGGAGCGTCTGGCCGAGCACCTCATCACCATCGACCGGCTCGGCGACTGGGAGGCGATCATCCCATGCTCGGCCGTGTCGGGCGACCAGGTGGAGGAGGTGCGAGACGTCCTCGCGTCCTACCTGCCGGAGTCGCCGCAGCTCTACCCGGACGGGGTGCTGACGGACGAGCCGGAGGCGATCATGATCGCCGAGCTGGTCCGCGAGGCAGCCCTCGAAGGGGTCCGGGACGAGCTGCCGCACTCGCTGGCCGTCGTCGTCGAGGAGATGGTGCCGCGGGAGGGCCGTCCGGCCGACAACCCGCTGCTCGACGTCCGCGTCAACGTCTTCGTCGAGCGGCCGAGCCAGAAGGCGATCGTCATCGGCCGCGGCGGGTCACGTCTGCGCGAGGTCGGGACGAACGCCCGCAAGGCGATCGAGGCACTGCTTGGCCAACGGGTCTACCTCGACCTGCACGTCAAGGTGGCCAAGGACTGGCAGCGTGACCCCAAGCAGCTCCAACGGCTGGGTTTCTGA
- a CDS encoding PhoH family protein produces the protein MSDDDDDPFDADPAITADSPEAHRLTREIPPPTEMVSLLGPRDELLRTMERQFPLVDTHVRGNEMSFSGPAGELDIIDRLLDELLVIVEAGQPLNRDSVERSISMLRDQTMERPADVLTMNIVSHRGRTVRPKTLNQKRYVDAIDEHTIVFGIGPAGTGKTYLAMAKAVAALQAKQVDRIILTRPAVEAGERLGFLPGTLNEKIDPYLRPLYDALHDMLAPETIPKLMAAGTIEVAPLAYMRGRTLNSAFIILDEAQNTSMEQMKMFLTRLGFGSKMVVTGDVTQVDLPGGTRSGLRVVRDILGDIDDIHFAELTSQDVVRHRLVSAIVDAYEIDEARSRRREARAAKDGGAQRALPRKRAQRHTESPATQEDRA, from the coding sequence ATGAGTGACGACGACGACGACCCGTTCGATGCCGACCCTGCCATCACGGCCGACTCCCCGGAGGCGCACCGCCTGACCCGGGAGATCCCACCCCCGACGGAGATGGTGTCCCTGCTCGGCCCGCGCGACGAGCTGCTGCGGACCATGGAGCGCCAGTTCCCGCTCGTCGACACGCACGTGCGCGGCAACGAGATGAGCTTCAGCGGGCCCGCCGGGGAGCTCGACATCATCGACCGCCTCCTCGACGAGCTGCTCGTCATCGTCGAGGCCGGTCAGCCGCTCAACCGCGACTCGGTCGAGCGCTCGATCTCGATGCTGCGCGACCAGACGATGGAGCGGCCCGCCGACGTCCTGACGATGAACATCGTCAGCCACCGGGGGCGGACCGTCCGGCCGAAGACGCTCAACCAGAAGCGTTACGTCGACGCGATCGACGAGCACACGATCGTCTTCGGCATCGGCCCCGCAGGCACGGGCAAGACCTACCTCGCCATGGCCAAGGCCGTCGCGGCACTGCAGGCCAAGCAGGTCGACCGGATCATCCTCACGCGGCCGGCCGTCGAGGCGGGGGAGCGGCTCGGGTTCCTGCCCGGCACCCTCAACGAGAAGATCGACCCCTACCTGCGCCCGCTCTACGACGCGCTGCACGACATGCTCGCCCCCGAGACGATCCCCAAGCTGATGGCGGCGGGAACGATCGAGGTCGCCCCCCTGGCGTACATGCGCGGTAGGACGCTGAACTCCGCTTTCATCATTCTCGACGAGGCGCAGAACACCTCGATGGAGCAGATGAAGATGTTCCTCACCCGGCTCGGATTCGGCTCGAAGATGGTCGTGACCGGTGACGTCACCCAGGTGGACCTGCCCGGCGGGACGAGGTCCGGTCTTCGCGTGGTACGGGACATCCTCGGCGACATCGACGACATCCACTTCGCCGAGCTGACCTCCCAGGACGTGGTGCGGCACCGGCTGGTCAGCGCGATCGTCGACGCGTACGAGATCGACGAGGCCCGGTCGCGCAGACGCGAGGCACGGGCTGCCAAGGACGGTGGGGCACAGCGAGCCCTGCCACGCAAGCGAGCCCAGCGGCATACGGAATCACCTGCGACACAAGAGGACCGAGCATGA
- the ybeY gene encoding rRNA maturation RNase YbeY, with protein MSIDVLNETDERVDELELLACARYCMEQMRVHPQADLCIKLVDEPAMSVLHEQWMDLPGPTDVMSFPMDELRPGREGQEPEEGTLGDIVLCPSVATRQAAEAGHAPMEEMLLLTTHGILHLLGYDHAEPDEEREMFELQRQLLLTFLATRNRPVD; from the coding sequence ATGAGTATCGACGTCCTCAACGAGACCGACGAGCGCGTCGACGAGCTCGAGCTGCTCGCCTGCGCCCGCTACTGCATGGAGCAGATGCGCGTGCACCCGCAGGCCGACCTGTGCATCAAGCTCGTCGACGAGCCAGCCATGAGCGTCCTCCACGAGCAGTGGATGGACCTGCCCGGCCCGACCGACGTGATGAGCTTCCCGATGGACGAGCTGCGACCCGGCAGGGAGGGCCAGGAGCCCGAGGAAGGAACCCTCGGCGACATCGTGCTGTGCCCGTCGGTCGCGACCCGTCAGGCCGCGGAGGCGGGGCACGCGCCGATGGAGGAGATGCTGCTGCTCACGACCCACGGGATCCTGCACCTGCTCGGCTACGACCACGCGGAGCCGGACGAGGAGCGCGAGATGTTCGAGCTGCAGCGGCAGCTGCTCCTCACCTTCCTCGCCACGCGCAACCGACCCGTCGACTGA
- a CDS encoding S10 family peptidase, whose amino-acid sequence MADESSSAKVASEEASITPGPGVGEEEPHEKSTGKEDRKEQTPPAPEPKDDLVTTHHVLRVGRRRLKYTATAGRVVLREEDHEDGTFKGNKARGVISMTSYVLDDADPRTRPVVFAFNGGPGSSSVWLHLGLLGPRRVVMGDVGALEPPPYGLVDNAESLLAVADLVFVDPMSTGWSRAVEGGKPGDYHGFQRDVEHVGELIRLWTSRNRRWMSPKFVAGESYGTLRGAALTAHLQDRYGMYLNGLILISSVLDLSSIDFEKQRNDRAHALYLPTYAAIAHYHGKHGRRSLRSVVEEAESYAARDLPWVLSRGARLSPQERSAAVATLARLSGLSEDYVDRCDLRIEHWRYFTELLRDQRLSVGRLDGRFTGPAASAIAEGMDADPSYDAIMGPYAAAWNHYVRDELEYDSDLHYEQITTRVQPWSYKDFEGRPVDVSDRLERAMRQNPHLRVHVAYGYYDGATPHFAAEDVLARLHLPASLRTNIEHAYYEAGHMMYVHEPSRVQQSRDLADFVVRSSARST is encoded by the coding sequence ATGGCCGACGAGAGCAGCTCGGCGAAGGTCGCGAGCGAGGAGGCCTCCATCACCCCGGGCCCGGGGGTGGGCGAGGAGGAGCCGCACGAGAAGAGCACGGGCAAGGAGGACCGGAAGGAGCAGACGCCCCCGGCACCCGAGCCGAAGGACGACCTCGTCACGACGCACCACGTCCTGCGCGTCGGGCGGCGGCGGCTCAAGTACACCGCCACGGCGGGGCGCGTCGTGCTGCGCGAGGAGGACCACGAGGACGGCACGTTCAAGGGCAACAAGGCGCGCGGCGTGATCTCGATGACCAGCTATGTGCTCGACGACGCCGACCCGCGGACGCGGCCGGTCGTCTTCGCCTTCAACGGCGGCCCGGGCAGCTCGAGCGTCTGGCTGCACCTCGGCCTGCTCGGCCCACGGCGGGTCGTCATGGGCGACGTCGGCGCCCTCGAGCCGCCGCCCTACGGGCTCGTCGACAACGCCGAGTCCCTCCTCGCGGTCGCCGACCTCGTCTTCGTCGACCCGATGTCGACGGGGTGGTCGCGGGCCGTCGAGGGCGGCAAGCCGGGTGACTACCACGGCTTCCAGCGCGACGTCGAGCACGTCGGCGAGCTGATCCGGCTGTGGACCTCCCGCAACCGCCGGTGGATGTCCCCGAAGTTCGTCGCGGGCGAGTCCTACGGCACCCTGCGCGGCGCGGCTCTCACCGCTCACCTCCAGGACCGCTACGGGATGTACCTCAACGGGCTCATTCTCATCAGCAGCGTCCTCGACCTGTCCTCGATCGACTTCGAGAAGCAGCGCAACGACCGCGCGCACGCGCTCTACCTGCCGACGTACGCCGCGATCGCCCACTACCACGGCAAGCACGGGCGTCGCTCGCTCCGGTCCGTGGTGGAGGAGGCGGAGTCGTATGCCGCTCGCGACCTTCCGTGGGTCCTGTCCCGCGGTGCCCGGCTGAGTCCGCAGGAGCGGTCGGCCGCCGTCGCCACCCTGGCCCGGCTCTCGGGTCTCTCGGAGGACTACGTCGACCGGTGCGACCTGCGCATCGAGCACTGGCGCTACTTCACCGAGCTGCTCCGCGACCAGCGGCTCTCCGTGGGCCGGCTGGACGGGCGGTTCACCGGGCCCGCGGCGAGCGCCATCGCCGAGGGCATGGACGCGGACCCGTCGTACGACGCGATCATGGGTCCGTACGCCGCCGCGTGGAACCACTACGTCCGCGACGAGCTGGAGTACGACTCCGACCTGCACTACGAGCAGATCACCACGCGGGTGCAGCCGTGGTCGTACAAGGACTTCGAGGGTCGTCCCGTCGACGTGTCGGACCGCCTCGAGCGAGCGATGCGCCAGAACCCGCACCTGCGCGTCCACGTCGCCTACGGTTACTACGACGGCGCCACGCCGCACTTCGCGGCCGAGGACGTTCTGGCCCGGCTGCACCTGCCCGCATCGCTTCGGACCAACATCGAGCATGCGTACTACGAGGCCGGGCACATGATGTACGTCCACGAGCCGTCGCGGGTCCAGCAGAGTCGTGACCTCGCCGATTTCGTGGTGAGGTCGTCCGCTCGCTCCACGTAG
- a CDS encoding hemolysin family protein, giving the protein MFPQLVIPALISIGIAFLLSAAEAAIFRMSRVRALELFEEGRSGAKSLVTVVAESPPYVSVIAFLRVVAEATTAVLVTLAVARAVDSTVQALLLSITIMAVVSFVVVGVSPRTLGRQNFEAVALWSAPFAVGLHRILGPLAKLLVILGNAVTPGKGYRDGPFQTESELRDLLDMAGESDVIEADEREMIHSVFELGDTVARAVMVPRTDMVVIEHDKTLRSAMSLFLRSGFSRIPVVGEDTDDILGLLYFKDVARRLNAAPEDARLPATEVMRPMHFVPESKPVDDLLREMQRDQTHFAIVVDEYGGTAGLITIEDIIEEIVGEIADEHDREAPGIEELEDGTLRVPASMDIDDLAELFDVTIDEDDVDTVGGLLTKVIGRVPIVGSSGTVAGLTLTAERMAGRRHRVASVIVHRLGPDQPEAPAHETEEAHGHAAH; this is encoded by the coding sequence ATGTTCCCCCAGCTGGTCATCCCGGCCCTCATCAGCATCGGCATCGCGTTCCTGCTCTCCGCCGCCGAGGCAGCCATCTTCCGCATGTCGCGGGTCCGCGCGCTCGAGCTGTTCGAAGAGGGTCGCTCCGGGGCCAAGTCGCTCGTCACGGTCGTCGCCGAGTCGCCGCCGTACGTCTCGGTCATCGCGTTCCTCCGCGTCGTCGCCGAGGCGACCACGGCGGTTCTCGTCACGCTCGCCGTGGCCCGGGCCGTCGACTCGACGGTGCAGGCCCTGCTCCTGTCGATCACGATCATGGCAGTCGTCTCCTTCGTCGTCGTCGGCGTGTCGCCGCGCACCCTCGGGCGCCAGAACTTCGAGGCCGTCGCGCTGTGGAGTGCGCCCTTCGCCGTCGGCCTGCACCGCATCCTCGGCCCGCTGGCCAAGCTCCTCGTCATCCTCGGCAACGCCGTGACCCCGGGCAAGGGCTACCGCGACGGGCCGTTCCAGACCGAGTCCGAGCTGCGGGACCTGCTCGACATGGCCGGGGAGTCGGATGTCATCGAGGCCGACGAGCGGGAGATGATCCACTCCGTCTTCGAGCTCGGGGACACCGTCGCTCGCGCCGTCATGGTGCCGCGGACCGACATGGTGGTCATCGAGCACGACAAGACGCTGCGCAGCGCGATGTCGCTCTTCCTGCGCTCGGGCTTCTCCCGCATCCCCGTCGTCGGCGAGGACACCGACGACATCCTCGGGCTGCTCTACTTCAAGGACGTCGCGCGGCGGCTCAACGCCGCACCCGAGGACGCGAGGCTCCCGGCCACCGAGGTGATGCGCCCGATGCACTTCGTGCCGGAGAGCAAGCCGGTCGACGACCTGCTCCGCGAGATGCAGCGCGACCAGACGCACTTCGCCATCGTCGTCGACGAGTACGGCGGCACGGCGGGCCTCATCACCATCGAGGACATCATCGAGGAGATCGTCGGCGAGATCGCCGACGAGCACGACCGGGAGGCGCCCGGCATCGAGGAGCTCGAGGACGGGACGCTGCGAGTCCCTGCCTCGATGGACATCGACGACCTGGCCGAGCTCTTCGACGTGACGATCGACGAGGACGACGTCGACACCGTGGGCGGCCTGCTGACCAAGGTGATCGGTCGGGTGCCCATCGTCGGCTCGTCCGGCACCGTCGCGGGGCTGACCCTCACCGCCGAGCGGATGGCCGGCCGCCGACACCGGGTCGCCTCGGTCATCGTCCACCGGCTGGGCCCGGACCAGCCCGAGGCCCCGGCCCACGAGACGGAGGAAGCCCATGGGCACGCAGCGCACTGA
- a CDS encoding Gmad2 immunoglobulin-like domain-containing protein gives MNPDDNRPPLRPDDPTVEIGSGLHEVETHLRAVLVEDAESIRPGERLSAILAEAHAAPVTGSGTPRRWLVLAAAAAVALVAGGTFWLVGRPTVLVPGPAGTTVATQGSPRPSTPAPSAGSGTGASTSAATAPATGASSTAPSGTITGVPVYWIGETGGAPRLFREFRTVPDEGGPILSALYAMTREQPLDPDYFTPWAPSSRITVDLEGSALVVDLDGDTVSATTVSSQVAERAVQQLVYTATAAASIARTPVSTVTVLVEGQPADLWGVVRVGRPMARAAQVDVQSHVWVLAPTEGEEVGSGRVTFTGYGTSFEANFLWQVTTRAGAVVAEGNAMGGTGTGTGGFGEFEFQRTLPPGDYVITLSTDDPSGGAEGGGAQVDTKSFTVR, from the coding sequence ATGAACCCCGACGACAACCGCCCGCCCCTTCGTCCCGACGACCCGACCGTCGAGATCGGCTCCGGTCTGCACGAGGTCGAGACGCACCTGCGAGCCGTCCTGGTCGAGGACGCGGAGTCGATCCGGCCCGGCGAGCGGCTGTCCGCGATCCTCGCTGAGGCCCACGCTGCCCCCGTGACCGGCTCGGGCACTCCTCGGCGATGGCTCGTCCTCGCGGCGGCCGCAGCGGTCGCCCTCGTCGCAGGGGGGACCTTCTGGCTCGTGGGACGGCCCACCGTCCTCGTGCCCGGGCCGGCCGGGACGACCGTCGCGACCCAGGGCTCGCCCCGACCTTCGACGCCCGCTCCTTCGGCCGGCTCCGGAACCGGCGCGTCCACGAGCGCGGCCACCGCACCGGCGACGGGTGCGTCGTCGACTGCACCCTCGGGGACGATCACGGGGGTCCCGGTCTACTGGATCGGCGAGACCGGCGGGGCGCCCCGGTTGTTCCGGGAGTTCCGCACCGTGCCGGACGAGGGGGGTCCGATCCTCTCCGCGCTCTACGCGATGACCCGTGAGCAGCCGCTCGACCCGGACTACTTCACGCCGTGGGCACCCTCGTCCAGGATCACCGTCGACCTGGAAGGGTCGGCGCTCGTCGTCGACCTGGACGGTGACACGGTCTCGGCGACCACGGTCAGCAGCCAGGTCGCGGAGCGTGCCGTTCAGCAGCTCGTCTACACGGCGACGGCCGCGGCCTCCATCGCGAGGACTCCTGTCTCCACCGTGACCGTCCTCGTCGAGGGCCAGCCCGCTGACCTCTGGGGTGTCGTTCGGGTCGGCCGGCCGATGGCGCGAGCAGCGCAGGTCGACGTCCAGTCCCACGTCTGGGTCCTGGCGCCGACGGAAGGCGAGGAGGTCGGAAGCGGCCGGGTGACCTTCACGGGCTACGGCACGTCCTTCGAGGCGAACTTCCTCTGGCAGGTCACGACGCGGGCTGGTGCCGTGGTCGCCGAGGGCAACGCCATGGGCGGCACGGGCACGGGCACGGGGGGCTTCGGGGAGTTCGAGTTCCAGCGGACCCTGCCTCCCGGCGACTACGTCATCACCCTGTCGACGGACGACCCGTCGGGCGGAGCCGAGGGCGGCGGAGCACAGGTCGACACGAAGTCCTTCACCGTCCGCTGA
- the dnaJ gene encoding molecular chaperone DnaJ yields MNDYYAVLGVSRDASQEEIKKAYRRLARKLHPDVNPGPEAEEEFKRVSQAYDVLSDPHKRRSFDLGADPFATAGGGFGAGPGFSFSDVMDAFFGAGATAGTRGPRPRVQRGQDALLRLDIDLAKAVFGSEEELNLDTAVGCSRCGGDGAEPGTGRQTCPICQGRGEVQQVQRSFLGQVMTSRPCVNCQGYGSTLTDPCHDCSGDGRVRTRRTLKLKIPAGVDTGTRIQLTGEGEVGPGNGPKGDLYVEIRVANHETYTRRGDDLHCTIELPMAAAALGTTLKLSTFDGMQDLEVKPGTQSGDVFTLRGLGVTHLRHGGRGDLLVHATVVTPTRLTDEQEDLLRQFAALRGEERPEGRLTPNKGLFGKIRDAFKEK; encoded by the coding sequence TTGAACGACTACTACGCCGTCCTCGGTGTCTCCCGTGACGCAAGTCAGGAGGAGATCAAGAAGGCCTACCGTCGACTCGCCCGCAAGCTGCACCCGGACGTCAACCCGGGGCCCGAGGCCGAGGAGGAGTTCAAGCGCGTCTCGCAGGCCTACGACGTCCTCTCCGACCCGCACAAGCGCCGGTCCTTCGACCTGGGCGCCGACCCGTTCGCCACGGCGGGCGGCGGCTTCGGCGCCGGTCCCGGCTTCTCGTTCAGCGACGTTATGGACGCGTTCTTCGGTGCCGGTGCGACCGCAGGCACCCGAGGCCCTCGTCCGCGTGTCCAGCGCGGTCAGGACGCGCTGCTGCGGCTCGACATCGACCTCGCCAAGGCGGTGTTCGGCTCCGAGGAGGAGCTCAACCTCGACACCGCGGTCGGGTGCTCCCGATGCGGTGGGGACGGGGCAGAGCCGGGCACCGGCCGCCAGACCTGCCCGATCTGCCAGGGCCGCGGCGAGGTCCAGCAGGTCCAGCGCAGCTTCCTCGGCCAGGTCATGACGTCCCGGCCGTGCGTCAACTGCCAGGGCTACGGCTCGACGCTGACCGACCCGTGCCACGACTGCTCCGGCGACGGCCGGGTCCGCACGCGGCGCACGCTCAAGCTGAAGATCCCCGCCGGCGTCGACACGGGCACCCGGATCCAGCTGACCGGCGAGGGCGAGGTCGGGCCCGGCAACGGACCCAAGGGCGATCTCTACGTCGAGATCCGCGTCGCCAACCACGAGACCTACACCCGCCGGGGGGACGACCTCCACTGCACGATCGAGCTGCCGATGGCGGCCGCGGCCCTCGGCACGACGCTGAAGCTCTCGACCTTCGACGGGATGCAGGACCTCGAGGTCAAGCCCGGCACGCAGAGCGGCGACGTCTTCACGCTCCGCGGACTCGGCGTCACGCACCTGCGGCACGGCGGTCGGGGCGACCTGCTCGTCCACGCGACCGTCGTCACGCCGACCCGGCTCACCGACGAGCAGGAGGACCTGCTCCGGCAGTTCGCTGCCCTCCGGGGTGAGGAGCGGCCCGAGGGGCGGCTCACCCCCAACAAGGGGCTCTTCGGCAAGATCCGGGACGCCTTCAAGGAGAAGTGA
- a CDS encoding DMT family transporter — MTPSAASATRSSRVDLRGALLVMGAACCYALSVVFAKGAYAMDVAVATLTLWRFAIGAVIFWALVAVRRPARVSRRTVLTCIGLGAIGYAVQALTYFGAVAVMDAGLAALLVYTYPAIIALIGFLTRREPPTRRRIVALACSGAGMLLLLGLGGFTSVSGVGISLALTAGVTYAVYTIVASSLPVEADVSLLMAVVATSALGSVALFTMVTGQPFGLEADPVVLGWVLTYVLVGTVLAMLLHQRGITRVGASTGGIISSVEPLVAAAAVALVYGETMTPVQVVGGMVILVGVVVVQLPQRRPRRIPEQLRPAARAGRAVPWKANSISGSAREPCGSSQFLSRS, encoded by the coding sequence GTGACGCCATCCGCAGCCTCGGCCACCCGGTCCTCTCGGGTCGACCTGCGCGGTGCCCTCCTCGTGATGGGTGCCGCCTGCTGCTACGCCCTGTCCGTGGTCTTCGCCAAGGGCGCCTACGCCATGGACGTCGCGGTCGCGACCCTCACCCTGTGGCGCTTCGCCATCGGTGCGGTGATCTTCTGGGCACTGGTCGCGGTACGCCGCCCGGCCCGGGTCAGCCGCCGCACGGTCCTGACGTGCATCGGTCTCGGCGCGATCGGGTATGCGGTCCAGGCCCTGACGTACTTCGGGGCCGTCGCCGTGATGGATGCCGGCCTCGCTGCCCTGCTCGTCTACACCTATCCAGCGATCATTGCCCTGATCGGGTTCCTCACCCGGCGCGAGCCACCGACGCGGCGGCGGATCGTGGCCCTTGCCTGCTCCGGTGCCGGCATGCTCCTGCTCCTCGGCCTGGGCGGCTTCACCTCCGTGTCCGGCGTCGGGATCAGTCTCGCCCTGACGGCCGGCGTGACCTACGCGGTCTACACGATCGTCGCCTCCTCCCTTCCGGTCGAGGCGGATGTGTCGCTCCTCATGGCCGTCGTCGCCACCTCCGCGCTCGGCTCGGTCGCCCTCTTCACGATGGTCACGGGCCAGCCGTTCGGCCTCGAGGCCGACCCCGTGGTGCTCGGCTGGGTGCTCACGTACGTGCTCGTCGGCACCGTCCTCGCCATGCTCCTCCACCAGCGCGGCATCACCCGCGTCGGCGCGTCCACCGGCGGCATCATCTCGAGCGTCGAGCCGCTCGTCGCGGCGGCCGCGGTGGCCCTGGTCTACGGCGAGACCATGACGCCGGTGCAGGTGGTCGGAGGCATGGTGATCCTCGTGGGCGTCGTCGTCGTGCAGCTACCGCAACGGCGGCCGCGCCGCATCCCTGAGCAGCTCCGCCCCGCGGCTCGTGCCGGGCGCGCGGTGCCCTGGAAGGCAAACTCGATCAGCGGTTCAGCCAGGGAGCCTTGCGGGTCATCTCAATTCCTTTCCCGGTCCTGA